The Chloroflexota bacterium genome window below encodes:
- a CDS encoding extracellular solute-binding protein, translating into MVVALAVAALALAACGSTPAASVAPQVIEVERIVEKTVPVETVREVVKEVPVEKQVIVEKEVVREVPVERIVEVEKEVVRVQEVPVEKVVEVERVVEVVRDRDPGTLVVYSGRSESLVSPIIAQFEEVTGINVAVKYGSTGDIAATILEEGENSPADVFFAQDPGGLGEVANAGLFETLPTSITEKVPTWARSPESQWVGISGRARVVVYNAENLTADQLPTRMEDFTKPEWKGRIGWAPTNGSFQAMVTAMRVVWGEDKTREWLLGIQANEPNVYPKNTPTVAAAGAGEIDVGFVNHYYLHRFLAEEGEDFGARNYHITGGGPGGVILVAGGGILKNAENKDNAERFFNFMLSQVAQQYFAGQTYEYPLVEGVKTNRLLIPLDEINNPDVDMASLEDLAGTQMLLRDLGILN; encoded by the coding sequence ATGGTTGTCGCGCTTGCGGTCGCGGCATTAGCGCTTGCGGCGTGTGGCTCTACGCCCGCCGCATCAGTCGCGCCACAGGTCATTGAGGTCGAAAGAATCGTCGAAAAGACTGTCCCCGTGGAAACCGTCCGCGAGGTGGTCAAGGAAGTGCCTGTCGAAAAGCAGGTCATCGTCGAAAAAGAGGTCGTGAGAGAAGTACCCGTCGAGCGCATCGTCGAGGTGGAGAAGGAAGTCGTGCGGGTGCAGGAAGTGCCCGTAGAGAAAGTCGTGGAGGTGGAAAGGGTAGTCGAAGTGGTGCGCGACCGCGATCCCGGCACACTTGTGGTATATTCGGGTAGAAGCGAATCGCTCGTTTCGCCCATCATCGCGCAGTTTGAGGAAGTAACCGGCATTAATGTCGCAGTTAAGTACGGCAGTACGGGCGACATCGCCGCCACGATACTTGAAGAAGGCGAAAACTCGCCTGCCGATGTGTTCTTCGCGCAGGACCCGGGCGGTCTCGGCGAAGTGGCGAATGCGGGTCTGTTCGAGACGCTTCCCACGAGCATCACGGAAAAGGTCCCGACATGGGCGCGATCTCCTGAAAGCCAGTGGGTGGGCATATCCGGCAGGGCGCGCGTGGTAGTGTATAATGCGGAAAATCTGACGGCCGACCAGCTCCCCACGCGGATGGAAGACTTCACGAAGCCCGAGTGGAAAGGGCGCATAGGCTGGGCGCCGACAAATGGATCGTTCCAAGCGATGGTAACCGCGATGCGCGTGGTCTGGGGCGAAGACAAGACCCGCGAATGGCTGCTCGGCATACAGGCTAACGAGCCGAATGTGTATCCCAAGAACACGCCGACCGTCGCAGCTGCCGGCGCAGGCGAGATTGATGTCGGGTTTGTAAACCACTACTACTTGCACCGCTTCTTGGCTGAGGAAGGCGAAGACTTCGGTGCGCGTAATTACCATATTACCGGCGGCGGACCGGGCGGTGTGATACTGGTCGCCGGCGGTGGTATATTGAAGAACGCCGAGAACAAGGACAATGCGGAACGGTTCTTCAACTTCATGCTGTCGCAGGTTGCGCAGCAGTACTTTGCCGGGCAGACCTACGAGTATCCACTGGTCGAAGGCGTGAAGACGAACCGCCTACTGATACCGCTGGACGAGATTAATAATCCGGACGTTGACATGGCGTCTCTCGAAGACCTCGCCGGCACGCAGATGCTACTGCGAGACCTTGGCATACTGAACTAA